The genomic segment AGGACAGGACACGTGATGATGCCTCCtccaggaggcagcaggaggcgtctggcctcctcctcctcctcctcctcctcctctgtgtttGGTGTTCCCTTCTGCCTAAAGCACAACTTCCTGAATTCAGGCAGTACGAAAGGGCCCAGCTTTCCTTACCGCCGGTCCCAGTGGCCTTGCCCGGCGGTGGTCTCTTGCATTCCGAGGAGCCCTCAGAGAGTTGTTAGAGACCAGCCCCAGGGCATCCAGCCACGGCAGAAGTTACTCAGCAGGTTTGGACTTGTCTGCTGGTTCACATTGACTGGGAGTGCCTCTGGTTGGTACCTCCACGTCCAACTGTGGTTTTttccgggggtgtgtgtgtgttatctcCTGCTCTTGGTCGCCATCCCTGCTAAAAGGCAACTCGGGGAGCTCAGTCGGGCTGTGCGGCCGGCATTGATTCTGAATGGGAAGCAAAAAGTGAGGTCAGAGGCCTCCGTGTGTTACCTTCCGGCGACCGGCTCTCAGTACAAAGATTGTAATCCAAAGACAGTCGGAAACTAAATTTAGTTTCATTCCCAGTTACAGCAGACCCATTTATGAACCTCCGAGACAAAAAGGAACTTCTCTGTTAATGCTCACATAAACCCCATCGGTTTCAACAGGTTTGCTCTTGTTAGGGCTATAATCTGATGTAGCCAAAGTCATGGAAGCTTATAGGTCTCCTGGTGAGTTGCTTCCAGCCACTGACTCTGCCTAGGGGAGAGAGGGCATGGGTTTTGGAATGGCTTCTGTTGATTCATCCTCTGCCTGAGGGATTGTTTGCTTTGTCCATGGGAAAGGTCTccctgccttgggggggggggggagagaaagagagagagagagagaacgcgcGAGAGCCAAGTCGGGCCGCCTGCTTGGCTGGCCCAGCTGTCTCGGGCTGTCAGTCTCTTCCCTTTCCAGCTGCTATTCTGGAAGCCTTGGCAAGGCCCTGTAAAACAGCCTGGCCGTCAAGACTTTAGGTGCCCTAAATGAGTTGGGCGATACCACCCCTAACCACCCCGACCCTGCTGGTTGGCAGTGACGAGGGTGGCAGCTGACGTGTGGAGAGCACCCACATGGGGGGGTGGCAGCTGGATGACCCTGGCATTCTGGCGGCCTTGCCCATAGAAGCGGCTCGCTTTCTAACAAGTCAGGAGACCTCTTCCCTCTCTTTATTATCTGATATCTTAGCAGTGGGATGACATCATCCTCTCGTGTGCCCTCTGTCACACACTTGGCATTGAATTAGGGAGCATCCTATTTAAAGTTCTCTGCATTCTGCGGTTCCTCACACGGCAGATGCAGACCTCCTCAGAGGGAGGTCGGTCATCCTGCTGCTCTGTTTGCACCTTACGGAAACCTCAGCACCGCCGAACCTGGCGATGACTTTTTCCCTTGGCCAGCTGGCTCCTGGTGACCCTTCAGAGTTCGTTGGCATAGCTTGGTCAGAGGTGGGCGTCAGGGTGGCTTTCTTCGGGAAGCACAGGGGTTCTGAGCTGGGGCTGACTTCTTATCAGAAAAGGTAGGAGGTGTCCACCTTCCGAAGTACAGCGATGGCCCTGGTTCAATTGCCCAAAGTTAATTAAGCAAGTAGGAAAGAACAGCCCTCCAgaggaagtaattttttttgcaaaacaaaacccTTTCTGGGCTGCTTTTCTTCTAGAAAGATGGGCCCCTGGGTGGTGGGCAATGATAAAAACAGCACCTCGGCAGCACAGCAAACTCTGGTTGTGTAGTCTGCCGCTTGCACGTTTCCTTGGCCCCTGAAGGTATGCGCTGAAGAAGGAAACGACCTTTTGCCCAGCGAGCAGGTGTCGGTGTGTGAGGGGCTGTAAAGCTCACGAGGTGGCTCACAGAGAAGCAAGGAGCCTTGAGCTGGCCCTTAAGCCGTTGCTCTTGGCCCCTGGCCGAGTGGCGCTCCCTGCCTCCGGAAGCCAGGCTCCGGAACCTGAGTGCTGGAGGGCACGCCTTGGTGATATTCTGGGCCCCGGGTTGTGCCAGGGCTTGCGTTTGTGGGGCTTCGCCTTAGCCGTGGTTCTCTGCCAAGGGGAGTTGCCCTCTTAGCCAGGGGTAGGACTTTGCCACCCGAGGTCCTGATGGAGCTCTTTTGGCCAGGTGAGGCCGTGACCGCAGGCAGCTTACTGCCAGCTGGTGGGTGACCTGGAAGCGGCATTAGAAACATTCCTTGAAAGAGCGATGTGGGTTCAGGTCCCCCTTCTCTATAGATTGGggtcattttggagattaccccccacacacacttcatgAGAGGGGAGAAAGGCTGGAGGCAGTGCCTGCAAGGGAAGGATTGAGCCCTTGAGTGGGCGCTTACTCCGCAAGGAACCATGAGAGCAGGAATAGGGAAGGTCTCTCGTGAGCACACGCTGGCCACTGGGCTCCCACCGCTGCCCACCTGGCATCCTGACCCCCTCCTCCCCCACAGCTCTTTATACCCGCCAGAATCtaattctggttttaaaaaggcATGAAATTGTTCAGAGGGTCCTCAAAAATAGGGCCAAAGAGGGTCTGCTGTAGCTAGATAAaatgactcaatgatccagagggtcccttccagctttgcagttctctAAGATCtaaggaggaggaaaatgtggCCGGGGGAgccactgtatatgtgtgtcgtcctgccccccccccatcctggagAAAAATGTGGCCCTGATACATTGTTCATACTTGGCACATGAAGGTGCAGTTggcacggggggaggggggacttttgTGACTGAAGGAGGCGAAGGCACAACCtgggaattaaaaaacaaactggaattcccaggatccccccccccccaggaatggccactttccaagctctgggaaggGGCAGAGCACCTCTGCAGACGGCCTTGAGATGAGTTGGGGGCCTGGCCCTCCTATGCATTGTGGCAtttcatgcgggggggggggactctcccGTCTCCAGGCCTGTCCAGAAGGAAggtggtgtggtggcaatggccAAGCGGTCTTGGGAGAATGGGTttggaaagggggtgggtggggatgccAGTAGGCGGTGGGGGGGGCGGCTGGTCTTTCAAAGCAGTGGCAGACTTGCAAAATGCCTGAAGCCAAATCCTTCGGCCCGGTACCTGCCCAACGTTTTGGACTCCTGCTTGTTCTGCAGTCTCCGGTCCGGCCGCAGCTGGAGGATCATAGGGGGGGCTGGTCATCCGGCGCCTCTGGAGGGCCCCAGATTCTTGAAGGCTCTTGTAGGGATGGGCTGCTTTGTGACCCCCTGCCAGGGCGCGTATTTTGCAAACCTCTGGCTTGACAggtcctcctttttcttcttgcttcCTTGACCCCAGGGGGAAGAGTCGAAGCCCCTGCTGCCCCCTGCCTCCACGCCCCCTAACAAGTCATTAAATGGCACAGAGCCAAGTTGGAGCAGCCCACCGTCAGCCCGGACGGACGAGCAGGCCCTGCTCTCCTCCATCCTTGCCAAAACCGCCATGTAAGTCTTTCGTCTCTCTTATGCAAAGAAAAGGGTGAGGGGGGGGACAGGGGGGGCGAGGGAAGACGTGGCCtaagccccctcccctcctgaactGGGATATACTGTGCCTGAGGAATCTCACATGAAGAACCTGCCAAGCTGTCTTATGTGGACCCACGAGAGCTCAAGGGAAATCTGCATTTAGAGCCAGTTCATCTCTGAAGACCTCCGGGTGACACCAACGTcggttctttccttctttcctttggaCTCCTGTTGGCTaagaattctccagccagaattctgggaatttcagcCCCCAGACATGCACCTGCAACAAACACCCACCCttggctcacctggagaagggCCGACCTCTGAGCTGCATGGCCTCCTCCTGCCTGtgcttctgttcatttttttaaaaggtacggtagtgcttcctgggagttgtagttttgctGCTCCTTTGGCTCCATAGAGGGCACCTCCTGAAGAACTGCAACTCCTAGGAAACACTGCAGCAGTTGCCTCTCTTTGTTTTGTACATTAACAACCAGAGGAGGGGATGCAGCCCCAGAGGTGGCCACGGTGCGGGATGTAGGCTCATCTTTCAGTGGAGCAGAATGTAGGGGTGTGTTTATGGGACGAAACCCGCAGAATTCTGCTTGGGGATTTCTCGGGGAATTCTGAGAACTGGAGTCCAAAACCATGAAAGGGCATATTTTTCTCACCATAAGTTTGCCTGGGTTGGGAGTGCATGTTCTGGCCATCTAGGATTGTGTTGCTGGTCAGCAACCTTCTTCTCTCTGCCTGGACTGAATGTGGGAGAACCACTCAGAGGATGgcattgggtggggtggggtgggaagggcaGGAGACGAGAGCCTTCCTAATCCCCagcctttgcttttttgcagcaACATCATCGATGTTTCAGCTGCTGATCAACAGCAGATGGAGCAGCACGAGTACATGGACCGAGCCAGGCAGTACAGGTGAGCCATGGCCCCAGGGCAGAAGGAAGTCTGAACGTCCCTGGAAGtttgcaaggatttttttttcccacattggggtgggggggtggggcgaACTGGCACACTCAGCCCATTCATGTTGAAGCCCCCTTCAGCCAGAGTGGAGATGGCCCCACTGTGCGTTCATCGCTCCTGAGCTGCCCTCCTAGAACAGGGCTGAGCCGTTTGGAGCCCCACCGCCCAAAGGGCGGTTGAGCCACCACGTCtgcagctcccctcccctctgggGCAGCCTGCCCACTTGTCCTTGCTGACTCTCTCTGGCCCTTCTGCCAATCTCCCCCTCCAGCACCCGGCTGGCCATGCTGAGCAATGGCCTGATGCACTGGAAGAAGCTCCCGCCGCTCCCCTCGCTGACCCACCAGCCGCACCAAGTCCTCGCCAGCGACCCCGTGCCCTTCGCCGACTTGCAGCAGGTGGGTGCG from the Pogona vitticeps strain Pit_001003342236 chromosome 3, PviZW2.1, whole genome shotgun sequence genome contains:
- the LAMTOR1 gene encoding ragulator complex protein LAMTOR1, translated to MLQEARVTCPEEGSEGGREPTARRGEGPPVRQSGRRLRLFAAFAMGCCYSSENEASDQGEESKPLLPPASTPPNKSLNGTEPSWSSPPSARTDEQALLSSILAKTAINIIDVSAADQQQMEQHEYMDRARQYSTRLAMLSNGLMHWKKLPPLPSLTHQPHQVLASDPVPFADLQQVSRIAAYAYSALSQIRVDAKEELVVQFGIP